From a single Paenibacillus sp. FSL W8-0426 genomic region:
- a CDS encoding WbqC family protein, which translates to MYSKAPYFKRYRTFLDYIYTEKKWDRLSELNQFINEYVAKDLLGISATFKNSNEFEVEGRKLDRLVNLLKKVSADVYVSGPSANNYIEVSKFEEAGIELVYKDYNSYPEYSQFYPPFDHYVSIFDLLFHTGLDASYFIWGWREDSRS; encoded by the coding sequence TTGTATTCCAAGGCCCCATACTTCAAAAGATATAGAACGTTTTTGGATTATATCTATACGGAGAAGAAGTGGGATAGGCTATCGGAATTGAATCAATTCATCAATGAGTATGTAGCAAAAGATTTACTGGGTATTTCCGCTACATTTAAAAATTCGAATGAATTTGAAGTTGAAGGAAGAAAATTGGACAGACTGGTGAACCTGTTGAAGAAAGTGAGTGCGGATGTTTATGTATCCGGTCCATCAGCCAATAATTATATAGAAGTTTCAAAATTTGAAGAAGCAGGGATAGAGTTGGTGTATAAAGACTATAATTCTTATCCCGAATATAGTCAGTTTTACCCTCCCTTTGACCACTACGTTTCCATTTTTGATTTGCTTTTTCATACAGGTTTGGATGCCTCGTACTTCATTTGGGGCTGGAGAGAGGACTCCAGAAGTTAG
- a CDS encoding glycosyltransferase, with product MVNSIEQIINQGSSIEVAINNLNDLFENAAQENQINDIPGIESLMELKGYGYDWRIQIFIDSFLLSKSNSYNALNRIMGIMENNAEIDAESYIFIYWQLMSKLFGMPELREKLGLRFNQLYENIYNFFNANFSKDVWIPLQNRNSGLVVVITNQFLTKNHAPTKITIDYCEMLLNQMGKNVILINTADMPREMATPYFDGKKYTYFEQYNQPNILDEHNFTFYQFKASMPSISEMNYIFEMIKEVRPECVLSIGGSNLTADLCSNYVPVITIPCTMEFPITMGTFSVLFRKTKESDYKMLKYLEDREQQLVESELAYTAFSTGKKLFREEWGLTESDLSIVIVGNRLVEDLSVDFLEGLDSLLARKPKIKILIVGDIERSHFQSFNTLSENIIFMGYQNDLSALYSICDIYLNPPRIGGGTSAAYALYEGVPVISYPIGDVSHVLGGANLINSLEELDNYIDHWIISEEFRLQERKKAKDRAGEIFDPNAVFARMMDKVRNDPKFL from the coding sequence ATGGTTAACTCCATAGAGCAGATTATAAATCAGGGTTCTTCGATTGAAGTGGCCATTAATAACTTGAATGACCTTTTTGAAAATGCGGCACAAGAAAACCAAATAAATGATATACCCGGTATAGAAAGCCTAATGGAGCTTAAAGGTTATGGATATGATTGGAGAATTCAGATTTTTATCGATTCTTTTCTGCTATCAAAGTCGAATTCATACAATGCCCTGAACAGAATAATGGGTATTATGGAGAATAATGCTGAAATTGATGCAGAGTCGTATATTTTTATTTATTGGCAGCTTATGAGTAAATTATTTGGCATGCCTGAATTAAGAGAAAAACTGGGTTTAAGATTTAATCAGTTATATGAAAATATTTATAACTTTTTTAACGCCAATTTTAGCAAAGATGTGTGGATACCTCTCCAAAACAGAAATTCTGGTCTGGTTGTTGTAATAACCAATCAATTCCTTACCAAAAATCATGCGCCTACAAAAATAACCATTGATTATTGCGAAATGCTGTTAAATCAAATGGGTAAAAATGTAATCCTTATAAATACGGCTGATATGCCAAGAGAAATGGCAACTCCATACTTTGACGGTAAAAAGTATACTTATTTTGAACAATATAACCAACCTAATATTTTGGATGAGCACAACTTTACCTTTTATCAATTCAAAGCGAGCATGCCCTCGATTTCAGAGATGAATTATATTTTCGAGATGATCAAAGAAGTAAGGCCCGAATGCGTTCTTTCCATAGGCGGATCAAATTTGACAGCTGATCTATGCTCCAACTATGTGCCAGTTATTACTATACCTTGTACAATGGAATTCCCTATTACAATGGGAACCTTCTCCGTATTGTTTCGAAAAACCAAAGAGTCTGACTATAAAATGCTTAAGTATTTGGAGGACCGCGAGCAACAGCTAGTAGAGAGTGAGCTTGCTTACACCGCATTCAGTACTGGAAAGAAATTGTTCAGGGAAGAATGGGGATTAACGGAGTCAGATCTAAGCATCGTCATTGTAGGGAACAGGTTGGTTGAAGATCTTTCCGTAGATTTTCTTGAAGGTCTTGACTCTCTGCTTGCAAGAAAACCCAAAATCAAGATACTCATTGTAGGTGATATTGAGCGTTCTCATTTTCAAAGTTTTAATACATTAAGTGAAAATATTATTTTTATGGGATATCAAAATGACCTATCTGCGCTCTACTCCATTTGCGATATATATTTAAATCCTCCAAGAATCGGAGGTGGGACCTCTGCAGCTTATGCATTATACGAAGGAGTCCCTGTCATATCTTATCCAATCGGGGATGTTTCTCATGTATTGGGTGGAGCCAATCTGATCAATAGTCTGGAAGAATTGGATAACTACATTGATCATTGGATAATCAGTGAAGAATTCCGGTTACAAGAAAGAAAAAAGGCTAAGGATCGTGCGGGAGAGATATTTGATCCGAACGCAGTTTTTGCACGGATGATGGACAAAGTAAGGAATGACCCGAAATTTTTGTAA
- a CDS encoding methyltransferase domain-containing protein, protein MKIAFLQGKGQIGPHVIHDYAQAFEEVGAEVLTVPLDGNFNTIGYHSVLNFKPDYIIGYGYKGIIRDKWGDFVWRNSGIPVICLHYDNPIVVLDKVHQNEFIENPSFYYHFVWDSYFQRILIEKGINRVHPILLATNPRKFHPIPDIQRQENQLAFVGSMNLCPPFDQMNYHIEQRFIDYVIHQKSADFHIPVYDICMKALSLEEFQPIAFLYKNYPEEFWTNIYGPIHVRGSSIFRRQVLGSLIGVDMHIYGSQQKLNEYTINHPAIPYEELSQVYQLHAVNLNISSLQLETSVNNRVFDVFASKGFVLSDYKKDMELVFPDAWEAISFVSLEDLLVKADYYLTHRNEREELVGELYNHILDKHTYKHRANEIIGVLSSYESQGPNRSQTGTTKGYQYKDELNACPICSGQSYAELYHIEGHDRFDTSLHRCNNCGSVFMDPQPTEEYLTLFYQNMYYSKEHRQKMGWSTEISDITPGMMRNYEIRMDLVESFVNQTRYPRGVLLDIGCSTGHFLAEAQFRYWTVAGIEVSEKAANEGRENYGLNIITGTLNDELYEDESFDVVTAWDVIEHIPTPHNFMKNVKRILKKGGLFVANTPNVNSSASYHRGSQWRHLDPPLHVILYDHISLRILMKMHDFEILQISSGSEYLGQLQIVARKN, encoded by the coding sequence TTGAAGATCGCATTTTTGCAAGGTAAAGGGCAAATTGGACCCCATGTTATTCATGATTACGCTCAGGCATTTGAAGAGGTTGGAGCAGAAGTACTGACTGTTCCCTTAGATGGAAATTTCAATACCATAGGTTACCATTCGGTTCTCAATTTCAAACCGGATTATATCATAGGTTATGGTTATAAAGGTATCATAAGGGATAAATGGGGCGATTTTGTATGGAGGAATAGCGGAATTCCTGTAATTTGCCTTCACTATGATAACCCCATTGTTGTTTTGGATAAGGTCCATCAAAATGAATTCATTGAGAATCCTTCGTTCTATTATCATTTTGTGTGGGATAGTTATTTCCAAAGAATACTTATTGAAAAAGGTATTAATCGGGTTCACCCGATTTTGCTGGCGACGAATCCAAGAAAGTTTCATCCTATTCCCGATATTCAGAGACAAGAAAACCAGCTTGCATTCGTCGGAAGCATGAATCTATGTCCTCCCTTCGATCAAATGAATTACCATATCGAACAAAGATTCATCGATTATGTTATCCATCAAAAATCAGCTGATTTCCACATTCCGGTATATGATATTTGCATGAAGGCACTCTCTTTAGAAGAGTTTCAGCCTATTGCCTTTCTTTATAAAAATTATCCTGAGGAATTTTGGACCAACATCTACGGCCCTATTCACGTACGAGGAAGTTCGATCTTTAGAAGGCAAGTTCTTGGAAGCCTCATTGGCGTGGACATGCATATTTATGGCTCCCAGCAGAAACTGAATGAGTATACCATTAATCATCCGGCTATTCCTTATGAGGAATTGTCCCAGGTGTATCAACTGCATGCTGTGAATTTGAACATATCCTCACTTCAATTGGAGACATCCGTTAATAATCGAGTATTCGATGTATTTGCTTCCAAAGGATTTGTATTAAGCGACTACAAAAAGGATATGGAACTTGTTTTTCCTGATGCATGGGAAGCAATATCGTTTGTCAGTCTTGAGGATTTATTGGTGAAGGCCGATTATTACTTGACCCATAGGAACGAAAGGGAAGAATTGGTTGGCGAACTTTACAATCACATTTTGGATAAGCATACCTATAAACATAGGGCTAATGAAATTATCGGTGTTTTGAGTTCCTATGAATCCCAAGGACCGAATCGGTCACAAACCGGAACAACGAAAGGGTACCAATACAAAGATGAATTAAACGCTTGCCCCATTTGCAGCGGGCAAAGCTACGCCGAGTTGTACCATATCGAGGGACACGACCGTTTTGATACTAGTCTGCATCGATGCAATAACTGTGGTTCCGTTTTTATGGATCCTCAACCAACGGAGGAGTATTTGACCTTATTTTATCAGAATATGTATTATTCCAAAGAGCATCGGCAAAAGATGGGTTGGAGCACAGAGATCTCGGACATCACACCTGGGATGATGCGTAACTACGAAATTAGAATGGATTTGGTTGAATCTTTCGTTAATCAGACGCGTTACCCGAGAGGGGTACTGCTCGATATCGGCTGCTCTACGGGACATTTTCTGGCCGAAGCGCAATTCCGTTATTGGACTGTGGCTGGAATAGAGGTTTCTGAAAAAGCTGCCAATGAAGGCCGGGAAAACTATGGATTAAACATTATTACAGGAACTCTGAACGATGAATTATATGAAGATGAGAGTTTTGACGTAGTAACTGCATGGGATGTCATAGAACATATTCCGACTCCTCATAATTTCATGAAGAATGTTAAGAGGATATTGAAAAAAGGCGGGCTATTTGTGGCCAATACCCCTAATGTCAATTCCAGTGCTAGTTATCATAGGGGGAGTCAATGGAGACATTTAGACCCACCCCTGCATGTCATCTTGTATGATCATATTTCGTTGCGTATCTTGATGAAAATGCATGATTTTGAGATCCTTCAAATTTCCTCGGGTTCTGAATATCTTGGTCAGCTTCAGATTGTAGCCAGAAAAAATTAA